TGTATCAAAGGGGACGTATTTTGATAGTGCCTGATTCTCTCATCGAATATCGAACCCATACCCAGGAAGAAGAAGATTATCGAATTTTTGATATTCGGAATATTCAAAATCACGGTCTTTTTTTTGAAAAACTGAAAGGTTGGTATTTTTCAAAATCTTCACCATCTATGAGAAAAGCTTTTGATAAAATTGCTTCTCGTTGGTTGCGAGAGTCCGCAATAAAGATAATTTATTTCCATGGAGGCGAGAAAATCAGTCGGGTTTTACTTAAACGCGCTATAGCTGCAAATAATCTGGATATAAAAAATATAGAATGTTTTTTGAGATTTTTTCTTCCTTCCAGCCTTTGGCCACGTCCGTTTAATCGTATTCCGCTCACAAGAGGGGTTCTTCCTGAGGATATAAATTTGGAATGGGCCAAATCATTCTTGTCAATTTAGGATTGAATTTTATTTTGTGAGGACTCCTGAAAATGGATTTCCCGTTATTGAAAGTTTTTCCTGCTTCGGTTTTTTCTAAAAATTTTAAAGGATCCCTTTATTACCTCCCTATTGGGCAGGGATTAGGAGATACCGCAAACGGTCTTGGACTTTATCGGGCATTGAGCAAACGTTTTCCTGATGCGTTACATATTGTCTATAAAGATCCTCGTTGGGATATCCTGACGGATCAAATTCAAGGGGACCGTACGATTCTGAGAAATTATGTGACAGATTTCGACTACCGTCGATCCAGCCAAACGAAAGGAGCACACAGAAAAGAGCAGTTCGACAAGCTAAAAAAGAATCTGACAAGGGAATTGAAAACATTGGATGGGAATGGTTACAGAGTCGCAGGGGATATGGCATCTCCGGAGCGGTTGGCAAAAGGTCGAAGTGTTTTTGAAGAGATGTGGAATGAAATGGGGCTGATTTTGGAGGAAAAAGAACAAAGGCCTTGGATTCCCATAGATCAAAAAGATTGGGACGAGTCAACCAATTTTTTGATTATCCACAAACTGAAAGATGTTCCTTTTATTGTCATCGCTCCTCACACTGAACCAGACAAACGATGGCCTACGATAAGATTTTCTGAATTAGGAAAAAAACTTTATTCCATTACGGGCGCAAGAATTGTGGTTATGGGTTTTCGGGAGTCGGAATCTCCAACTATACCGGATGCCTTGTATGCGTTCGATCTTTCGCTTCCGATAATTTCAGCCATTATTGCACAAAGTCGTCTCTTTATTGGACATGATTCGGGGTTGACCCATATTGCGGCCTCGTTTGATATCCCTGTAATTGATATCATGGCAAATCGAACATTGCCTCCCTTTGAAGTAAGACCGCTGACCCCATATGCGAATATCATCATTGAGCCGGAAATGGGAAAAAAGGGATTTATTTCGATGGAAACAGTTCTGTCCGTTGCCTTGGAACTTTTCAAAATCGGAGCAATCCGAAATCCACCGTGTCCAGTATGCTGTCGTCCTATGGACTATACACGCTACGCCGATAGTTATGGATTGGCACGGGCATGCGTTTGTGGATTAACTGTCTGGAATGAATGGGAAAAAGAGAGTCCAAAATTCTATCGGTTAAATGTTGGAAAGGTTACTACTTCAGA
The sequence above is drawn from the Leptospirillum ferriphilum ML-04 genome and encodes:
- a CDS encoding glycosyltransferase family 9 protein, whose amino-acid sequence is MDFPLLKVFPASVFSKNFKGSLYYLPIGQGLGDTANGLGLYRALSKRFPDALHIVYKDPRWDILTDQIQGDRTILRNYVTDFDYRRSSQTKGAHRKEQFDKLKKNLTRELKTLDGNGYRVAGDMASPERLAKGRSVFEEMWNEMGLILEEKEQRPWIPIDQKDWDESTNFLIIHKLKDVPFIVIAPHTEPDKRWPTIRFSELGKKLYSITGARIVVMGFRESESPTIPDALYAFDLSLPIISAIIAQSRLFIGHDSGLTHIAASFDIPVIDIMANRTLPPFEVRPLTPYANIIIEPEMGKKGFISMETVLSVALELFKIGAIRNPPCPVCCRPMDYTRYADSYGLARACVCGLTVWNEWEKESPKFYRLNVGKVTTSESFPDPGKGEILELAENDNDEFFLENSLRDYGRANSTIQVLFKEKGGVRKTPLEQFDSPAHGDIVWSFDSVLFLFQQIDFYLSDVRILGPEKFLLTFSRDIFPGKSVRVPWCGKSVKLKNIHEYFSYYAWSAWCTPERWEYPIKMAEKKEDFKVAKNLSIQSWGYLKKARTISRIIRYSGKEFYASIRSLI